A stretch of Pseudomonas sp. 7SR1 DNA encodes these proteins:
- a CDS encoding type I secretion system permease/ATPase: MGLLLDPRHDIDAALLSYRRVFWALALFSGVINLLVLVPSLYMMQVYDRVLTSRNETTLFMLTLIALGLFMFSALIEWVRGEVMIRMSAGLDDALGERIFDAAFARSLREHNANPAQVLSDLATLRQLITGQGLIALLDAPWLPIFLLVAFIFHPWFGVLTLVLALVLIGLALWGELATRARLGEANRLGVQSAVYVNSTLHNAEVIQALGMLGPLRQRWSLLQQRIIAAQAHASDRSARITSTTRFVRISGQSLALGLGALLVLEGQLSAGMMIAMSLLLGRALAPVEIAIGSWKQFNAGRQSYQRLSQLLAQHPRERLRMPLPPPTGAVRLEQLYVGAPGASQPIVRGINFSLNKGDVLAVVGPSASGKSTLARALVGVWPPLGGSVRLDNAEISQWSADALGPHLGYLPQDIELFDGSVADNIARFGEQDADKIIAASRHAGIHEMILRFPLGYDTPLGPGGLGLSGGQKQRLGLARALYGHPSLVVLDEPNSNLDEAGELALVQAINALKSSGSTVVLITHRPTVLAVVDHILVLKDGIQQAFGPRDRVLKALMPGPRPATVKEAGEDA; this comes from the coding sequence ATGGGTTTGCTTCTCGATCCGCGGCATGACATCGATGCCGCCTTGTTGAGTTATCGCCGCGTGTTCTGGGCTCTGGCACTGTTCAGTGGGGTGATCAACCTGCTGGTACTGGTGCCTTCGCTGTACATGATGCAGGTCTACGACCGTGTCCTGACCAGTCGCAACGAAACCACGTTGTTCATGCTGACCCTGATCGCCCTGGGGCTGTTCATGTTCAGTGCCTTGATCGAGTGGGTCCGCGGCGAGGTGATGATCCGCATGAGCGCCGGGCTCGACGATGCCCTGGGCGAGCGGATCTTCGACGCCGCGTTCGCCCGTAGCCTGCGCGAGCACAACGCCAACCCGGCCCAGGTGCTCAGCGACCTGGCCACGCTGCGGCAGCTGATTACCGGCCAGGGGCTGATCGCCTTGCTCGATGCGCCCTGGCTGCCGATCTTCCTGCTGGTGGCGTTCATCTTCCATCCCTGGTTCGGCGTGCTCACGCTGGTGCTGGCCCTGGTGCTCATCGGTCTGGCGCTGTGGGGCGAACTGGCGACGCGGGCGCGCCTGGGCGAAGCCAACCGGCTGGGCGTGCAGTCGGCGGTCTACGTCAACAGCACGCTGCATAACGCCGAAGTGATCCAGGCCCTGGGCATGCTTGGGCCATTGCGTCAGCGCTGGAGCCTGTTGCAGCAACGCATCATTGCCGCCCAGGCCCACGCCAGCGACCGCAGTGCCCGTATCACATCGACAACCCGTTTCGTGCGCATCTCCGGACAGTCCCTGGCCTTGGGGCTGGGCGCGTTGCTGGTGCTCGAAGGGCAACTGTCGGCGGGCATGATGATCGCGATGTCGCTGCTGCTGGGTCGAGCCCTGGCACCGGTGGAAATCGCCATCGGTTCGTGGAAGCAGTTCAATGCCGGACGCCAGAGCTACCAGCGCCTGAGCCAGTTGCTGGCCCAGCATCCGCGCGAGCGCCTGCGCATGCCGTTGCCACCGCCGACCGGCGCGGTGCGCCTGGAGCAACTGTATGTCGGGGCGCCCGGGGCTTCTCAGCCGATAGTGCGGGGGATCAACTTCAGCTTGAACAAAGGGGACGTGCTCGCGGTGGTCGGGCCCAGCGCCAGCGGCAAGTCGACCCTGGCCAGGGCACTGGTTGGCGTATGGCCGCCCCTGGGCGGCTCGGTGCGCCTGGACAACGCCGAGATCAGTCAGTGGTCCGCCGACGCCCTGGGCCCGCACCTGGGTTATCTGCCGCAGGACATCGAACTGTTCGACGGCAGCGTGGCGGACAACATCGCGCGCTTCGGCGAGCAGGACGCCGACAAGATCATCGCCGCCAGCCGCCACGCCGGCATCCACGAAATGATCCTGAGATTCCCCCTGGGCTATGACACGCCGCTGGGCCCCGGCGGGCTTGGCTTGTCCGGTGGACAGAAACAACGCCTCGGCCTGGCCCGGGCATTGTATGGGCACCCGTCCCTGGTCGTGCTCGACGAACCCAATTCCAATCTCGATGAAGCCGGCGAGCTGGCGCTGGTGCAGGCCATCAACGCGTTGAAGTCTTCCGGCAGCACCGTGGTGCTGATCACCCATCGACCCACCGTACTGGCGGTGGTCGATCACATCCTGGTGCTCAAGGACGGGATCCAACAGGCGTTCGGGCCCCGTGACCGGGTGCTCAAGGCGCTGATGCCGGGGCCGCGACCGGCCACGGTCAAGGAGGCCGGCGAAGATGCGTGA
- a CDS encoding polyamine ABC transporter substrate-binding protein gives MNRFLRNTLLGAAVSLSVCGATLAEERTVRIYNWIEYLPPEILKSFQEETGIRPIYDVFDSVETLESKLLTGNSGYDVVYPSSSNISHLIAAGAVQPLDRSQLPNWQHLDPEFMKSLEAVGDPGNRYATPYLWGTTLIGYNVDMVRKVLGADVQMNTWDILFKEENMVRLASCGVGLLDAANEIVPIALHYQGLDPNSQKREDYPRAQAAMLKVRPYITYFNSSRYGMDLANGEICVGVGWSGGVALARRLADAAGKGVKVEMALPREGAPMWSDVMMVPTNAPHTQEAYAFINYILRPDVIARISNKIGYPNPNKDATALVNAEIRNDPAMYIPDDARKTLFALEPVPAAVERIRTRTWTAIKTRR, from the coding sequence ATGAACAGATTTTTGCGTAACACCTTGCTGGGTGCAGCCGTTTCCTTGTCGGTATGCGGGGCGACCCTTGCCGAGGAACGGACGGTGCGGATCTACAACTGGATCGAGTACCTGCCGCCCGAAATCCTGAAGAGCTTCCAGGAAGAAACCGGGATTCGGCCGATCTACGACGTCTTCGACAGCGTCGAGACCCTGGAATCGAAACTGTTGACCGGCAACTCCGGGTACGACGTGGTGTACCCGAGCAGTTCCAACATCAGTCACCTGATCGCCGCCGGAGCGGTCCAGCCCCTGGATCGCAGCCAATTGCCGAACTGGCAGCACCTGGACCCGGAATTCATGAAGTCCCTCGAAGCGGTGGGTGACCCGGGCAACCGTTACGCGACGCCGTACCTGTGGGGCACGACATTGATCGGCTACAACGTCGACATGGTCCGCAAAGTACTGGGTGCCGACGTGCAGATGAACACCTGGGACATCCTCTTCAAGGAAGAGAACATGGTCAGGCTGGCCAGTTGTGGTGTCGGGTTGCTCGACGCCGCCAATGAAATCGTACCGATTGCCCTGCACTACCAGGGCCTGGATCCCAACAGCCAGAAACGCGAGGACTACCCACGGGCCCAGGCGGCAATGCTCAAGGTCCGTCCCTACATCACCTATTTCAATTCATCGCGCTATGGCATGGACCTGGCCAATGGTGAAATCTGCGTCGGGGTGGGCTGGTCGGGTGGTGTCGCCCTGGCCAGGCGACTGGCCGACGCGGCCGGCAAAGGGGTCAAGGTGGAAATGGCGTTGCCCAGGGAAGGCGCGCCGATGTGGTCGGACGTGATGATGGTGCCTACCAACGCTCCCCACACCCAGGAAGCCTACGCCTTCATCAACTACATCCTGCGCCCGGATGTCATCGCCCGGATCAGCAACAAGATCGGCTACCCCAACCCCAACAAGGACGCCACGGCGCTGGTGAATGCCGAAATCCGCAACGACCCGGCGATGTATATACCGGACGACGCACGCAAGACCCTGTTCGCCCTGGAGCCCGTGCCGGCAGCGGTGGAGCGGATTCGCACTCGCACCTGGACCGCCATCAAGACCCGGCGTTGA
- a CDS encoding TolC family outer membrane protein, translated as MTDRWLYRRRMLLSLWCSGWAAISPSWAAEDGLSLIAAYDASRLNDPTVQSAAHAFEASRHEEAIGRGGLYPQVSLTSRYGYGGRTDGGDDSTYVNSNDYQANNVTLAAQQPLYDKARWAAYQEGKARGQLGSQQFDVADQALYDRVAKAYFDVARAENEIKLIAQQKAAINGLVIQSKKLFQGGQGAVTDIDEAQARLDLVEAQEAEAQARRVAALRALSGRASVPIEDIQPMREELAASSPLPPEQDLGYWTAIARQASPELAARLAAVKVAEAQAESQRAGHYPTLSLTTQLTRRETRQYQELDPRQDTYYVGVQLDIPLYRGGAVRASVAKAEAQLAGAQSDYDVQRQQLAEDIETDYMGVVAGFAKSKAMQRAVESNQRALTSTEKGFQGGVRSTVDILDAQQRVFQARRDLLDTKLDMLQSYVSLHTHTGQMNRAVLAQVQGLF; from the coding sequence ATGACTGACCGTTGGCTTTATCGTCGCCGGATGCTGTTGAGCCTGTGGTGCAGCGGTTGGGCGGCAATCAGCCCCTCGTGGGCCGCCGAGGACGGCCTGAGCCTGATTGCGGCGTACGATGCTTCGCGTCTCAATGATCCGACCGTGCAGTCGGCGGCCCACGCATTCGAAGCCTCGCGTCATGAAGAGGCGATCGGGCGTGGCGGGCTCTATCCGCAGGTGTCCCTGACTTCCCGTTATGGTTATGGCGGACGCACCGATGGTGGCGATGACAGCACCTACGTCAACAGCAACGACTACCAGGCCAACAACGTCACCCTGGCGGCGCAGCAGCCGCTCTACGACAAGGCCCGCTGGGCGGCCTACCAGGAAGGCAAGGCCCGTGGTCAGTTGGGCAGCCAACAGTTCGATGTCGCTGACCAGGCCCTGTACGACCGGGTCGCCAAGGCCTACTTCGACGTCGCCCGGGCCGAGAACGAAATCAAGCTGATCGCCCAGCAGAAGGCCGCCATCAATGGGCTGGTCATACAGAGCAAGAAGCTGTTCCAGGGGGGGCAGGGGGCGGTGACCGATATCGATGAAGCCCAGGCCCGCCTGGACCTGGTCGAGGCCCAGGAAGCCGAGGCACAGGCACGACGGGTGGCTGCGCTGCGGGCGTTGTCGGGCCGGGCCAGCGTGCCCATCGAAGACATCCAGCCGATGCGCGAGGAGCTGGCCGCCAGCAGCCCGCTGCCGCCCGAGCAGGACCTGGGCTACTGGACCGCCATCGCCCGCCAGGCCAGCCCCGAGCTGGCGGCCCGGCTGGCGGCGGTCAAGGTGGCCGAGGCGCAGGCCGAGAGCCAGCGCGCCGGGCATTATCCGACCTTGTCGCTGACCACTCAGCTGACCCGTCGGGAAACCCGTCAATACCAGGAGCTCGATCCTCGCCAGGACACCTATTACGTTGGTGTGCAGCTGGATATCCCGTTGTATCGCGGCGGCGCGGTACGCGCCTCGGTGGCCAAGGCCGAAGCGCAACTGGCCGGCGCCCAGTCGGACTATGACGTACAGCGCCAGCAACTGGCCGAGGATATCGAAACCGACTACATGGGCGTGGTGGCCGGGTTCGCCAAGAGCAAGGCGATGCAAAGGGCGGTGGAGTCCAACCAGCGGGCATTGACCTCGACAGAAAAAGGTTTCCAGGGCGGCGTGCGTTCCACCGTGGACATCCTCGATGCCCAGCAGCGCGTCTTCCAGGCCCGTCGAGACCTGCTCGACACCAAGCTCGACATGCTGCAAAGCTACGTCAGCCTGCACACCCATACCGGCCAGATGAATCGCGCGGTACTGGCGCAGGTGCAAGGCCTGTTCTAG
- the gabP gene encoding GABA permease, translating to MTSPSFKDSNGHLAQGFKPRHVTMLSIAGIIGAGLFVGSGHAIAAAGPAVLLAYLFSGLLVVLVMRMLGEMAVARPDTGSFSTYADQAIGRWAGFTIGWLYWWFWVLVIPIEALAAGHVLNQWFPSIDAWFFASVSIVALAVTNLFSVSKYGEFEFWFAMAKVVAIIGFISLGFAVLMGWIPEREASGLSRLMQEHGGFAPNGLSAVVGAFITIMFSFIGTEAVTIAAAESDNPAQNIAKATRSVIWRIGVFYLLSIFVVISVVPWNDPQLASVGSYQRALELMNIPHAKFLVDAVVLIAVASCMNSSIYIASRMLYSLGRRGDAPKSLKVTSSQGVPRAAVIASTVLGAGITLFSYFMPAGLFQFLLASSGAIALLVYLVIAISQLRMRRMLRRQNVELSFRMWLFPWLTWLVIVFISAALAVMMITPEHRSEVSTTLGLALAISFIGLVTSRQHSQAKGAVSLGS from the coding sequence ATGACCAGCCCCAGTTTCAAGGATTCGAACGGCCACCTGGCGCAGGGCTTCAAGCCTCGTCACGTCACCATGCTCTCCATCGCCGGGATTATCGGCGCCGGTTTATTCGTGGGATCGGGACACGCCATCGCGGCGGCGGGGCCCGCCGTCCTGCTGGCCTATCTGTTTTCCGGCCTGCTGGTGGTACTGGTGATGCGGATGCTCGGGGAGATGGCGGTGGCACGCCCGGACACCGGCTCCTTTTCAACCTACGCCGACCAGGCCATCGGGCGCTGGGCGGGGTTCACCATCGGGTGGCTCTATTGGTGGTTCTGGGTGCTGGTGATCCCCATCGAGGCCCTGGCCGCCGGGCATGTATTGAACCAATGGTTTCCCTCCATCGACGCCTGGTTCTTCGCCTCGGTGTCGATTGTCGCGCTGGCGGTGACGAACCTGTTCAGCGTATCCAAGTATGGCGAGTTCGAGTTCTGGTTCGCGATGGCCAAGGTCGTGGCGATCATCGGTTTCATTTCCCTGGGGTTCGCCGTGCTGATGGGCTGGATCCCGGAGCGGGAAGCCAGCGGCTTGAGTCGTCTGATGCAGGAGCACGGCGGTTTCGCCCCCAACGGCCTGTCGGCGGTGGTAGGGGCTTTCATCACCATCATGTTCAGTTTCATCGGCACGGAGGCGGTGACCATCGCCGCGGCCGAATCCGATAATCCCGCGCAGAACATCGCCAAGGCGACCCGCTCGGTGATCTGGCGCATCGGGGTGTTCTACCTGCTGTCGATCTTCGTGGTCATCTCCGTGGTGCCCTGGAACGATCCGCAGCTGGCTTCGGTGGGTTCCTACCAACGCGCCCTGGAGCTGATGAACATTCCCCATGCCAAGTTCCTGGTGGATGCGGTGGTGCTGATCGCCGTGGCCAGTTGCATGAATTCCTCGATCTACATTGCCTCGCGCATGCTGTACTCCCTGGGCCGGCGCGGCGATGCGCCGAAGTCGCTGAAGGTGACATCCTCCCAGGGCGTGCCGAGGGCGGCAGTCATTGCCAGCACCGTGCTGGGCGCCGGCATCACGCTGTTCAGCTACTTCATGCCCGCCGGGCTGTTCCAGTTCCTGCTCGCCAGTTCCGGGGCCATCGCCTTGCTGGTGTACCTGGTGATCGCCATCTCGCAACTGCGCATGCGCCGCATGCTGCGTCGCCAGAACGTCGAGTTGTCCTTTCGCATGTGGTTGTTTCCCTGGCTGACCTGGCTGGTCATCGTGTTCATCTCGGCGGCGCTGGCCGTCATGATGATCACCCCAGAACACCGTAGCGAAGTGAGCACGACCCTGGGCCTGGCGCTGGCCATTTCCTTCATCGGGCTGGTGACATCGCGGCAGCATTCCCAGGCGAAAGGCGCCGTTTCCCTGGGTTCGTAA
- a CDS encoding HlyD family type I secretion periplasmic adaptor subunit: protein MRDLTPGKQVYSEHGMSVRNVSVLPGASTDAGAAARYGMGFLVLALGGALLWACLAPLDQGVVGSGTVVVAGERKAVQSLVGGVVEKLLVSDGDRVSQGQLLVQLNTVQAQSQLDVTLGKLLSGRSIEARLIAERLGASQIQWPTQLLERAEEPRVKAAMALQSQLFLTRRAELGSRLQIIEHEVAALQQQLLGYEGVKRNYDAQMRFQQQELEGLRDLAREGYVPRNKLFEAERNAAQLAGQIASGVGDIGRTRQAINESRLKALQAQQEFRRDAETQLSEVSAEVAGYADQIRALQFEVDNGAIRAPTAGQVMDLNIHTVGGVAQAGQTLMQVVPLDAPMAITARFEPLMANKLRPGLPVHVHFTALQRVDTPTVTGTVSTVSADQLIDEQTHLPYFSAKVEIAADTVAALQAAGLQVRPGMLADVTVVTGERTLMNYLMKPLRERLLAAFKEE from the coding sequence ATGCGTGATCTGACTCCGGGGAAACAGGTGTACAGCGAGCATGGGATGAGCGTGCGCAACGTCAGTGTGCTGCCCGGCGCCAGCACCGATGCCGGTGCGGCGGCGCGATATGGCATGGGGTTCCTGGTGCTGGCACTCGGCGGCGCCTTGCTCTGGGCCTGCCTGGCACCGCTGGACCAGGGCGTGGTGGGCAGCGGCACCGTGGTGGTGGCGGGCGAGCGCAAGGCGGTGCAGTCGCTGGTGGGGGGCGTGGTGGAAAAACTGCTGGTGAGCGATGGCGATCGTGTCAGCCAGGGCCAATTGCTGGTGCAGCTCAACACGGTGCAGGCGCAGTCGCAACTGGACGTGACCCTGGGCAAGCTGCTCAGCGGCCGGAGCATCGAGGCACGCTTGATCGCCGAGCGCCTGGGCGCTTCGCAGATTCAATGGCCGACGCAATTGCTGGAGCGCGCCGAAGAGCCTCGAGTCAAGGCCGCCATGGCACTGCAGAGCCAGTTGTTCCTGACCCGTCGCGCAGAGTTGGGCAGCCGCTTGCAGATCATCGAACACGAAGTGGCCGCGTTGCAGCAGCAATTGCTCGGCTATGAGGGCGTGAAGCGCAACTACGACGCGCAGATGCGGTTCCAGCAACAGGAACTGGAAGGCCTGCGTGACCTGGCCCGTGAAGGCTATGTCCCGCGCAACAAACTCTTCGAGGCCGAGCGCAACGCGGCGCAACTGGCCGGCCAGATCGCCTCCGGGGTCGGCGACATCGGCAGGACCCGGCAGGCCATCAACGAGAGTCGGCTCAAGGCCTTGCAGGCGCAACAGGAGTTTCGTCGCGACGCCGAGACCCAGCTCAGCGAAGTGTCTGCCGAAGTCGCGGGATACGCCGACCAGATCCGTGCCTTGCAGTTCGAAGTCGATAACGGTGCCATCCGCGCGCCGACGGCCGGGCAGGTCATGGACCTTAACATTCACACGGTCGGTGGCGTCGCCCAGGCCGGCCAGACCCTGATGCAGGTGGTACCGCTGGATGCGCCCATGGCCATCACTGCCCGCTTCGAGCCGCTGATGGCCAACAAGCTGCGACCGGGCTTGCCGGTGCATGTGCATTTCACCGCCCTGCAACGGGTGGACACCCCGACGGTGACGGGCACGGTGAGTACGGTGTCGGCGGACCAGTTGATCGATGAGCAGACGCACCTGCCGTACTTCTCCGCCAAGGTCGAGATCGCCGCCGACACGGTCGCCGCGCTGCAGGCCGCCGGGTTGCAGGTGCGCCCCGGCATGCTGGCCGACGTCACCGTGGTGACCGGCGAGCGAACCCTGATGAATTACCTGATGAAACCTTTGCGCGAACGCTTGCTGGCGGCCTTCAAGGAGGAATGA
- a CDS encoding TetR/AcrR family transcriptional regulator, translating to MSGLRERQKAERRQAISKAAIELFERQGFQDTTIEQIASQAGVSAPTVFKYFGNKQEIILEILHEADQRALKDTRSRMPEIEDPVEALCYLERLLTGYALEVMHPSLWRELLPLILFGGDNGLPEGYRAMNDALRAEISGLIRALQQAGKLRADLDVELAAFLLNDYSHQQLYRLVNQEQPDVEAHSTQVRRITELLFQGMRA from the coding sequence GTGAGCGGATTGCGTGAACGACAAAAAGCCGAACGACGCCAGGCCATCAGCAAGGCGGCCATCGAACTGTTCGAGCGCCAAGGCTTCCAGGACACCACCATCGAGCAGATCGCCAGCCAGGCCGGCGTGTCGGCCCCCACGGTGTTCAAGTACTTCGGCAACAAGCAGGAGATCATCCTCGAGATCCTGCACGAGGCCGACCAGCGAGCCCTCAAGGACACTCGCAGCCGGATGCCTGAAATAGAGGATCCGGTGGAAGCCCTTTGTTATCTGGAACGCTTGCTGACCGGGTACGCCCTGGAAGTCATGCACCCCAGCCTCTGGCGCGAATTGCTGCCACTGATCCTGTTCGGTGGTGACAACGGATTGCCGGAAGGCTATCGAGCCATGAACGACGCGCTCAGGGCCGAGATCAGCGGGCTGATCAGGGCGTTGCAGCAGGCCGGCAAGCTGCGCGCCGACCTCGACGTCGAACTGGCCGCCTTCCTGCTGAACGACTATTCGCACCAGCAATTGTACCGACTGGTCAACCAGGAGCAGCCGGATGTCGAGGCTCATTCCACCCAGGTCAGGCGCATCACCGAACTGCTGTTCCAGGGGATGCGCGCCTGA